GGAAGGTCGGCATGAATGACGAGATCGAGGCTCGGCAGGTCGATGCCGCGCGCCGCGACGTCGGTCGCGACGCACACCCGCGAGCGGCCGTCGCGCAACGCCTGCAACGCCTGGGTCCGCTCGTTCTGGGTCATTTCGCCCGACAATGCGGCCACCGAGAAGCCGCGCTCCAGCAGCGCCGCCTGCAAGTGCCTGACCGCTTCCCGCGTGTTGCAGAACACCAGCGCGCTCGGCGCCTCATGGAAGCGCAACACGTTGACGACTGCGTGCTCGACATCGTCGGCCGCGACGCGGATGGCGCGGTACTCGATATCGGAATGGCCGCCCTCGTCACCCGCGACCTCGATCCGGAACGCCTGCTGCTGATACTGCTTGGCAAGTGCTACGATGCCGCGCGGAAACGTCGCCGAGAACAGCAGGGTGCGCCGGGTGTCCGGCGTGGTTTCGAGGATGAATTCCATGTCTTCGCGAAAACCGAGATTGAGCATCTCGTCGGCCTCGTCGAGCACGACGACGCGCAATCCGGAGATGTCGAGACGGCCGCGGCGCAAATGGTCGCACAACCGGCCGGGCGTCCCGACCACGATGTGGGCGCCTTGAGCCAGCTCGCGCTGCTCGCGGCGCGGATCCATGCCGCCGACGCAGGACACGACGCGGCCATCGGCATGTTCGTAAAGCCAGGCGAGCTCGCGCTGGACCTGCAAGGCGAGCTCGCGCGTCGGCGCCACGATCAGCGCCAGTGGCGCGCCGGCCGGCTCGAACCGCTCGGCGTCGCCGAGCAGATCCCGTGCCATGGCCAATCCATAGGCAACGGTCTTGCCCGAGCCGGTCTGGGCCGAAACCAGGAGGTCGCGGCCGACGGCGTCGTCGGCCAGCACGGCGAGCTGGACGGGGGTCGGCTGTTCGTAGTTGCGCTCAGCCAGGGCGCGGGCGAGCGGCGGACTTGTGGTCGGAAAGGGCACGAGATGGGAAACCTTGATTGGTCCGGGCGCAGAACGTCGAGCGGGACGACCTGAAGCTGCGACCCGGCAGGCGGCACGGCCGCATGACGATTTGGCGCTGCTTTACGCCAAGACCGGCCAAATCGCCATGCCCCCAAGGCCCTCCCATGACGGAAAAGGCCTTCTATTGCGGAAAAGATGCCGGATCAGGCCGGCTGCCCGATCGGGGCCCGGCCGCCGGCGATCCGGTCCATCAATCCGGACAGCCGCGATGGTGGCGGGCTGGCTGGCGCAATCCGGCCGCCCGCGCCGCGCAGCGCGCCCGGCGCCAGCTCGCAGGCCAGCAGACGCTCACGTTCGTAGGGGCCGGGCATGCGGAGCGCACCGGTCGACGCCGCCGAGAAGCCGAAGCGGGCGTAATAGCCGGCGTCACCGACCAGGACGACGGCGCGATGACCGAGCAGATCGGCCCGCTGCAGCGCCTGCCGCATCAGCGCAGCGCCGATGCCGAGGCACCTCACCTCCTCCGACACCGCGAGCGGGCCGAGCAGCAGGCAGGCATGACCGGTTCCGGTCACGACCGGCCACAGCCGCAAGGTGCCGACCAGGCGGCCGCCACGGCGCGCGACAAACGCGAGGCCGCGCGCAGGCTTGCGGCCCTCGCGCAGCCGCTCCGAGGTCCTGGCGAAGCGGCCAGGACCGAATGCGGCGTCGAGCAGACTCTCTCGCGCCGCCACGTCCGAACGGCGTTCCCTGCGGATCGCAACCGGTTTGTCGTTCGGAGAACCAGATGAGAACATCACGCGACCCTCGCCAGATAGATGAAGACCTCGTCGAGGTCGCGGCACTTGAAGCGTTCGGCGAGCTCTTGCGGACGCCCCATCGCGACGACGCGGCCCTGGCTCATGATCACGACGAAGTCGCAGAGCTGCTCGACCTCGGCCATGTTGTGCGAGGACAACAGGATGGTGGCGCCGCGGCGCTTCTGATAGGCGCGCAGCCGGCTACGCACCCATTCGGCGCGGTCGGGATCGAGCGAAGCCGTCGGCTCGTCGAGCAGCAGCACCTCCGGATCGTTGATCAGCGCCTTCGCCACCGCGACGCGGGTCTTCTGGCCGGCCGAGAGCCGCCCGGTGACGCGGTCGAGCACGTCGCCGAGCTCGAAGTCCTCGACCAGCTCCTCGATCCGGGCCTTGAGATTGGCGACACCGTAAAGCCGCCCGAACACCGTCAGGTTCTGGCGCACGGTGAGCCGTCCGGGTAGCGCGACATAGGGGCTTTCGAAATTCATCCGGCCGAGCACCTTGTGACGCTCGGTCGCCATGTCGTGGCCGAGCACCATGGCGCGGCCGAAGCTTGGGATCACGAGGCCCATGATCATGGCGATGGTGGTGGTCTTGCCGGCGCCGTTGCCGCCGAGCAGGCCGACGGTCCAGCCCTTGGGCACGATGAAGTTGACGTCGTCGACCGCCCAATGGGTACGGTACTGTTTGCAGAGATCCTCGACCGCGATGGCTGGCGCCTCCTCGGGATTGGCCAGGTTCGACGAGCTGCCCTGCGCGGGCGTGGCGTTCGGCGACACGGATGTCAGATGTCTGCGGGGCAGCAAGCGTTCGATGCGGCTCATGGATGTCTCCCCTTACTCGCCCATCGTGAGCAGGCCGCCCTTGTGACGGGCGCTCTGCAGCAGGGCAACGAATGTGATGAAGCCCAAGCCGAGATAGACGGCATTGAGCGCGAGGCATTCGATCATCAGGTCAGTGCGGAAGGTGCCGTCGAGCAGCACGGCGCGCATGCCCTCGAACACATAGGTCGGCGTCAGCGACCAGGCGACCGGATGCAGCCAGAGCGGCAGCGCGGCGACCGGATAGTAGACGCAGCACAGCGGCAGCAGCACGATCATGATCGAGTAGGCGAGGCTTTCGGCGCCAAAGCCCTGCCGGATCACGAGGCCTGCGACCACGAGCCCGATCGCCCAGCTGGTCAGCACCAGGTTGAGGAAGAACGCGACCAGCCCGGGCCCCATCGCGAAGACGTTGAAGCCGAACAGCACGAAGGTCAACAGCATCACCGGCAACGTGCCGATCACGAGCCGGATCAGACTCATCGCCATCAGCGAGGCCGCAAGCTCGAACGGCTGCAACGGGCTCATCATCAGATTGGCGAGGTTGCGCGACCAGATCTCCTCCAGGAAGGTGAAGGTGAAGCCGAGCTGGCCGCGGAACAGCACGTCCCAGAGCAGGACGGCGCCGAGCAGCAGGCCGGCGGTGGAGGCCATCGCCGACTTGCTGTCATAGAGGTAGGTGTAGAGGAAGCCCCACACCAGCATCTGCATCGCCGGCCAGTAGACGATCTCGAGCAGCCGCAGCGATGACGAGCGCAGGATGTAGTAGTAGCGCGCCGTCATCGCGGCGATGCGGTTCAGTGACTGTGTCATGGCACCCATCCGTGTGGCTTGCATCAGTCGAACTCGCGGCGGATCGGGCGGCGCTTGCCGACCTTGGGCGGAAATGCCAGCAGCGCGTTGGCCTGCACCCGGACCGGATGCTCGAGGCAGGCCGCGAGCAGGTCCTCGAGATGCGCGACCGAGCTGTGCAGCCGGCACGGCGGCGTATCCTGGCCGAGCACGACGCGCGCCTCGACGAGGTCGACGCCGCGCTGCACGATCTCGAACTGCGCCAGATGCAGGTTGCAGTCGAACATCCAGCGATAGGTCGCATCCAGGATGCTGCCGGCCGGCACCTTGCGGCCGTCACGGTTGACGAAGGCGTCGTTGAGCCGGCCGTCGATGCTCGCGATCTGCGACCAGTTGATGTCTGATGGCGCCGGATTGACCGGCCGGGTGATGTAATCGCCCTGGACGTAGCGGATGAACGGCATCGCCTCGTTGAGCAGATTGGTGATTACGGCGATGCCGGACTGGCCGTCGGCCTGCGGCTCCATCGTGATGGGATCGAGCACGTCGAGATGCACGGTGTCCTCGCAGACGTGATACTGGCCGTCGGGCATCTCCAGCGCGATCCGGGTCGCCTCCTCGGAGGAATATTCGTCGAGCACGGGCACGCCGAGCTGGCGCGACCATTCCTGACGCGCGGCGCGCGAGGAGTATTCCGAATGCGTCACCGCGAGATTGAGCGAAGAACGGAACTCGTCGACATGCGGCATCAGCGCATCGAGGCTCGACGGATACAGCGACAGGATCTTCGGCCCGAGATAGCGCAGATGCTGGGCGACGCGCGCCGGCGGGATCAGGTTCGAGATGAACGCGGTCGGATAATCGCCGCCGATCGAATCGAACCACCACGGCACGGTGTAGACATGGGCGAGCAGATCCTCCGCGCGGTAGTTGCCGCCGCTCTGCATCGCGAACTGGCGGACGCCCTGGATGGTGTCGGTGATGACGGCGTCATAGTCGACGCGGATCAGCAGCGTCTGGCCGGACGAGCCGGATGAACGGGTCGGAAACAGGTTTTCCGGCTTGTACTTCCTGTTGACGCACTGGTCCGGAAACGCCGCGACCAGCTCGGGCTTGGTGATGACCGGAATCTTCTGGATGTCGTCATAGTCGCGCAGATGCTCCGGCTTGAATCCCGCCGCATCATACTTGTTGCGGTAGACCGGAATGTCGCGATAGGCGAGCTCGACCAGCTCCTTGATGCGGGCGAGCTGCCGTGCGCGGATTTCGGACACCGGCAGATAGGGATGCCGCATGCATTCGCCGAGATAGTTTGCGGTGGCCGCGACCAATTCCGGCGCCGCATCGCTGGAGGGCTGGAAATCCGGACGGGTGTGCTCGGTCTCCCAGAACTGGCGCTGCGGCACGGCCGGGACGAGGGACGCGGCGGCCTGATCGTGCTCCGGCACCAGAGCAAGGCTGTCATCGGAAGTGCTAATTGCAAGGGTGGACGTCATCTTCAGCTCCATGATTGTCGGGAGACCGCCCGTTCATGGCGCTATCAATGGCGCGCGGCGCGCGTGGCCGCCGTGACGAGTGTCACACGCGGCCGCAGCCCACGCGCGCCCCATCCACCGCGGTCGTTCGAGGCTGCGGCTCGTGATGTTCGCTGACTGCCGTTAGGCGATTGCTATTTGCCCCACATCGCCTTCCTGATCCGCCCCTTGCCGCCGCATGTCCTGCAAGGCTCAGGATAGATTTTGCGTCCCGGCTCGCTCGGCTGCCTGACCTCGGGAAAACCTGTCCCGTTGCACGCGTCACACTTCTCTTCATCGGAAATAAGGTGCTTCACCATCGAACGTCCCGGATTGAAAAGATCGAAGCCCGCGGGCGCGGGATTCCGCCATCGCTACTTACGAACGAACGCGGGTCGTGGTTTCAGCTGCATGGCTGCCCCGCGCGGCAGCGCATCCGAGAGGTCAAGGGAACGATGACGGGACGACCGCCGTTATTACACTGTCTCTTCTGAACGTAGCTTCACTTCGCCTTGAGCGCCTTCTCGTGGCTCTCGAGTGCTGCCGTCATCAGCTTCGGCAATTGCGCGGCATAGACCTCGATGAAGGTCGCATCGCCGCAGCCTTGCGGATCGCGCGCGGCCTGCTCGGCGACGCGCGCGGCCTTGGCCTCGCATTTCGCGAACATGTGCCAGAACCAGTCCGGGCTCTTGCCGAGCGCCGGCTTGTTCTTCTTGATGACGGCGGCGCCGACCGCGCTCATCGCGCTGACGACGCCGGCGCCCAGCGCGCTGATAGCGCGCGCGTTAAGGATGTCCTCGCGCGCCTGCGCAGTGGCGTTGGTCGCGGTCGTTCGTGCCTTGGCCGGCATGCTCAAGCTCCTTCGATCCTGTCGATCCCTGCCGTAGGCGAAGCATCGGCCGGGGAAGTTGAGGAAGGCTCAAGGGGCATGGTTGAAAACCGCTATGGATTTCATTCCGGTTTTATGCGCTTCCGAGCGATCGGGCCTGGAGAGCTTTTGCCCTTCCCTCGGCGATCGGCGAAAGGGTAAGGCTCCTGACACATCTTCGTCGACCGGCAATCGATCGACAGCGGCGCTGAGCCGGCGTCTACGCCCCCGTCACGCGCCAGATCACGTTGCCGACATCGTCGGCGACCAGCAGCGAGCGGTCGGGGCCGAGCGCGACGCCGACCGGGCGGCCGTAGGACACCTTCTCGTCGGGCGCGAGGAAGCCCGACAGGATGTCGCGCGCCGGCCCCGAAGGGCGGCCGTTCTCGAACGGCACGAACACCACCTTGTAGCCCGACAGCGTCGAGCGATTCCATGAGCCGTGCTGGCCGATCACCATGCCGTCGGGGAAACCAGGCAAGGTGCCCTTGGGCATCCAGCACAGACCGAGCGAAGCGGTGTGCCCGCCGAGCGCGTAGTCCGGCTGGATCGCTTTGGCGACCATCGCCGGATCCTGCGGCACGCGATCGTCCACCGTCTGGCCCCAATAGCAATAAGGCCAGCCATAGAAGCCGCCGTCACGCACCGAGGTCAGATAGTCGGGCGGCGTCTCGTCGCCGATACCGTCGCGCTCGTTGACGACGGTCCACAGCACGTTGGTGCTCGGCTCCCATGCGAGCCCGACCGGATTGCGCAGGCCGCCGGCGAAGATGCGGCTGGTGCCGGCGGCAAGATCGAGCTCGTAGATCGCGGCACGGCCTTCCTCGACCGCCATGCCGTTCTCGGCGATGTTGCTGAGCGAGCCGACGCCGGCGTAAAGCTTCTTGCCGTCGGCACTCGGCAGCAGGCTGCGCGTCCAGTGCCCGTCGGGCTTGAAGGTTGCGAGTTTGCGTCCCTCCGCGGTGATGCGATCGGCGCCCGCAGTGTAGGGAAAGGCGACCACGCCGTCGGTGTTGCCGACATAGAAGGTGTCGCCGATCAACGCCATGCCGAACGGCTGGC
The window above is part of the Bradyrhizobium sp. PSBB068 genome. Proteins encoded here:
- a CDS encoding N-acetyltransferase, coding for MFSSGSPNDKPVAIRRERRSDVAARESLLDAAFGPGRFARTSERLREGRKPARGLAFVARRGGRLVGTLRLWPVVTGTGHACLLLGPLAVSEEVRCLGIGAALMRQALQRADLLGHRAVVLVGDAGYYARFGFSAASTGALRMPGPYERERLLACELAPGALRGAGGRIAPASPPPSRLSGLMDRIAGGRAPIGQPA
- a CDS encoding ABC transporter ATP-binding protein; protein product: MSRIERLLPRRHLTSVSPNATPAQGSSSNLANPEEAPAIAVEDLCKQYRTHWAVDDVNFIVPKGWTVGLLGGNGAGKTTTIAMIMGLVIPSFGRAMVLGHDMATERHKVLGRMNFESPYVALPGRLTVRQNLTVFGRLYGVANLKARIEELVEDFELGDVLDRVTGRLSAGQKTRVAVAKALINDPEVLLLDEPTASLDPDRAEWVRSRLRAYQKRRGATILLSSHNMAEVEQLCDFVVIMSQGRVVAMGRPQELAERFKCRDLDEVFIYLARVA
- a CDS encoding ABC transporter permease — encoded protein: MTQSLNRIAAMTARYYYILRSSSLRLLEIVYWPAMQMLVWGFLYTYLYDSKSAMASTAGLLLGAVLLWDVLFRGQLGFTFTFLEEIWSRNLANLMMSPLQPFELAASLMAMSLIRLVIGTLPVMLLTFVLFGFNVFAMGPGLVAFFLNLVLTSWAIGLVVAGLVIRQGFGAESLAYSIMIVLLPLCCVYYPVAALPLWLHPVAWSLTPTYVFEGMRAVLLDGTFRTDLMIECLALNAVYLGLGFITFVALLQSARHKGGLLTMGE
- a CDS encoding phenylacetate--CoA ligase family protein; its protein translation is MTSTLAISTSDDSLALVPEHDQAAASLVPAVPQRQFWETEHTRPDFQPSSDAAPELVAATANYLGECMRHPYLPVSEIRARQLARIKELVELAYRDIPVYRNKYDAAGFKPEHLRDYDDIQKIPVITKPELVAAFPDQCVNRKYKPENLFPTRSSGSSGQTLLIRVDYDAVITDTIQGVRQFAMQSGGNYRAEDLLAHVYTVPWWFDSIGGDYPTAFISNLIPPARVAQHLRYLGPKILSLYPSSLDALMPHVDEFRSSLNLAVTHSEYSSRAARQEWSRQLGVPVLDEYSSEEATRIALEMPDGQYHVCEDTVHLDVLDPITMEPQADGQSGIAVITNLLNEAMPFIRYVQGDYITRPVNPAPSDINWSQIASIDGRLNDAFVNRDGRKVPAGSILDATYRWMFDCNLHLAQFEIVQRGVDLVEARVVLGQDTPPCRLHSSVAHLEDLLAACLEHPVRVQANALLAFPPKVGKRRPIRREFD
- a CDS encoding sorbosone dehydrogenase family protein, producing MSTSGVFARVVAAIGAGAVAWRRMQGAQPAPAWGDAPQIPAAKSQGAIPTLKMPTARGWDKGQVPTAAPGLKVNAFAAGLDHPRWINVLPNGDVLIAEATQIAGTPRSVFHYAMQATMRRAAALGVSANRITLLRDRDGDGIAESRGAFMEGLRQPFGMALIGDTFYVGNTDGVVAFPYTAGADRITAEGRKLATFKPDGHWTRSLLPSADGKKLYAGVGSLSNIAENGMAVEEGRAAIYELDLAAGTSRIFAGGLRNPVGLAWEPSTNVLWTVVNERDGIGDETPPDYLTSVRDGGFYGWPYCYWGQTVDDRVPQDPAMVAKAIQPDYALGGHTASLGLCWMPKGTLPGFPDGMVIGQHGSWNRSTLSGYKVVFVPFENGRPSGPARDILSGFLAPDEKVSYGRPVGVALGPDRSLLVADDVGNVIWRVTGA